Below is a window of Pseudoalteromonas undina DNA.
TCAAATACAGCGTCTGAACTATCATCGCTACCGACTGTTAATGTACTTGGTACATAAAAGTCACGGCCAACACTGCTGCCTGCAGGAGCGCCTGCTGAGTAGTCACTCCACATTGCGTCGAGTTTAATGTATCCACCATAGGTGAATTCTGTATCACCTATTTTCGCAGCTGTAGCAGCATAAGCTGTGCTAGAAAGTGCACATAGTACAGCAGTCGCTGCCAGTGTTTTAATTGGAGTAAATTTCATTGTTGCGTCCTTTTATAGGCTACTTGTTGTATGTTGTTTGCTTATGATATGCATTAATGTGTGTTACTTATATAGTACTAACAGATTGAATTTAATTATCTTTAATTTAATTTGTTAGTAAATACGAGTTATTAATAAACAATCAAGGTTTTTATATATTTAAGCTACTGTTGTATATGTACACAATTTACTCAATCAACTATTAGTCTATTAGACTAAGGTTTAATAATTATTGAAGGCTCATATACTTTTATTTAATAGTATGTTTTTTATGTAAATAAGGTGTAGCCATGAGGATTATAGATAAGATAATCGTTGTTTGAACCCAGATACAACTAATGTCTAATATTTAATAGTGCACTGCTGAGTAATCCTTGATGAAAAGCCTAAGGCAAGTAATATAAATTGGAGACTAATATGTCACAAAGTATCTATCCAGTTCCTGCGCAGATAAAAAACGCAGCGCTCGTCGATAATGAAAAATATAATACGATGTATAAACAGTCTATTGAAGACCCTGAAGGGTTTTGGGCTGAGCACGGTAAGCGTCTTGACTGGTTTACTCCATATTCAAAAGTAAAAAACACTTCATTTGACAAAGGCCATATCAATATTAAATGGTATGAAGATGGCTACCTGAATGCCTCTTATAACTGTATTGATCGTCACTTAAAAACAAAAGCGGATAAAGTAGCATTAATTTGGGAAGGTGATGATCCTTCACAAAGCGAAAATATCACCTACCAACAGCTACATGATGAAGTGGCAAAGTTTGCCAATGGTTTAAAAAAATTAGGTGTTAAAAAAGGTGACCGTGTAGCCATTTATATGCCAATGAGCCCGCAAGCTATATACGCAATGCAAGCTTGTGCCCGTATAGGTGCTATTCATTCAGTTATATTCGGTGGCTTTTCACCGTCAGCTATTGCGGATCGTATTAATGATTCGGGTGCTAAAGTGGTGATCACCTCAGATGAAGGCCGACGTGCAGGTAATTGTGTACCGCTAAAAGCCAATGTAGATGAAGCCGTATTACAAGATTCAGTCACCACCGTTGAGCATGTAGTGGTACATAAACTAACTTCAGGCGATGTTGATTGGCACGACCATGATATTTGGTGGCATGACTTAGTTGCAGACCAAGCGCCAGATTGCGAACCTGAACACATGAATGCTGAAGACCCGCTGTTTATTTTATACACCTCAGGTTCTACCGGTCAGCCCAAGGGGGTGGTACACACCACTGGTGGCTATTTAGTGTATTCATCTATGACCCACGAATACATTTTTGATTTAAAAGACGATGATATTTTTTGGTGTAGTGCTGATGTTGGCTGGATCACAGGTCACAGTTATATTGCTTATGGGCCGCTCGTTAATGGGTGTACACAAGTCGTATTTGAAGGCGTACCAACTTACCCAACTGCTGGTCGTATGGGCGAAGTGGTTGATAAACATAACGTGACAATTTTATACACAGCACCTACTGCCATTCGTGCATTGATGGCTAAAGGCGAAGAGCCGATTGCAAGCTCACATCGTGACAGCTTACGCATTTTAGGTTCTGTGGGGGAGCCGATCAATCCAGAAGCGTGGACTTGGTACTATGAAAAAATTGGTAAGTCGAATTGCCCAATTGTAGATACTTGGTGGCAAACCGAAACCGGTGGCATCATGATTGCTCCATTACCAGGTGCAACTGATATGAAACCTGGCTCTGCAACTCGTCCATTCTTTGGTATTGCACCGGCATTATTTGATGCTGAAGGTAATACATTAGAAGGTGCGGTTGATGGTAACCTTGTGATTTTAGATAGCTGGCCTTCACAAGCACGAACCGTTTATGGCGACCATGAGCGCTTTGAACAAACCTACTTTAGCGCTTATCCTGGTGTGTACTTTACTGGTGACGGTTGTCGTCGTGATGAAGACGGTGATTATTGGATAACAGGACGCGTTGATGACGTACTTAATGTGTCTGGGCACCGTTTAGGTACTGCGGAAATTGAAAGTGCGTTAGTTGCTCATGAAGCTGTAGCTGAAGCGGCAGTAGTAGGCTACCCGCATGATATTAAAGGCCAAGGTATTTACGTTTACATAACTCCTAACGAGGGTGTAACGGTGAGTGATGAGCTAACAAAAGAGATCCGTAATTGGGTACGTAAAGAGCTAAGCCCAATAGCATCACCAGATATGATTCAGTGGTCTCCAGGTTTACCAAAAACACGTTCTGGCAAAATTATGCGTCGTATTTTACGTAAAATCGCGGCAAATGAGCACCAACAGCTTGGTGATACTTCAACACTTGCGGATCCGTCAGTGGTTGATGAGCTAGTAGAAAATCGATTAAATCGTTAATTTCGCGTTAAAAGCTTGATTAGAAGTTGATTCTAAACGTAGTATATCGGCTGTTGTCTATTGGATAGCAGCCGAATTTTTGGGAGTGAACAATGAGTCAGTTTTTAATAGCGGACGATCATCCGTTATTTCGTGAAGCACTAAAGGGCGCTTTGAGTGCAAAGTTTGCAGGTTTAGAAGTATTTGAATCAGCGGATTTTGATAGCACATTGCAGGTGTTAAGCGAACAAGAAGATCTTGATATATTACTACTAGATTTACACATGCCAGGTAACGGTGACTTATACGGCTTGATCCGTATACGTGAAGATTACCCAAGCTTACCTATTGCGGTGGTTTCGGGTAGTGAAGATGTAAATATTGTTTCGAAAGTTATGGGTTATGGGGCAATGGGGTTTATTCCTAAGTCATCATCATCTGACGATATTGCCAACGCAATTAACCAAATACTCGAAGGCGATACTTGGCTGCCAACCGAACTAAAAAGTAAAGTGGCTGAAATAGAAGGCGCAGATAGAGAAATTGCTGCACAAGTAGCATCACTTACTCCACAGCAATACCGTGTATTACAATATTTGCACGAAGGGTTACTGAATAAACAAATTGCGTACGAACTTCACATTTCAGAAGCCACAGTCAAAGCTCACATCACTGCCATATTTAGAAAACTCGGTGTTTATAATCGAACTCAAGCTGTTTTAATTGCTGCAAAACTACAACTAGAACCGATAGAGCAAGCTTAAGCAGACTAAATAAGAGGCGAGAGCCTCTTTTTTGTAACCCCATCACAATAAAACCCATCAGTTAATTACCATGACATAACAAGTCATTCATCTTTATTACATGACCTGCTCAGAAAATAATGCTAGGTTACGGGCATTTTGTAATTAAGAGAGCATGGTATGTCAGACTCAATGGACTCACCACACACATCCCAAGATGAAAATCAGGCCGCAAAGGGCGGTTGGTTTAATCGATTTTTAGCCACGGTAGAATTTTTAGGGAATATGCTTCCCCATCCAATTACCTTATTCGCGCTGTTTTGTATTGCCATTATTTTATTTAGTGGCGTTGCTGATTGGTTTGGACTTAGTGCTATCGATCCTCGCCCTGAGGGCTCTGCTGGGCGCGATCCAGATGGTGTAATTGAAGTTGTTAGCTTACTCAGTGCCGAGGGCTTACAGCGTATTGTAACGGGATTGGTAACTAACTTTACCAGCTTTGCCCCATTAGGTACGGTGTTAGTGGCGCTATTAGGTGTAAGTGTTGCTGAACATTCTGGGCTATTGTCTGCGGCAATGCGTGGCATGGTTATGGGTGCATCTAAACGCTTAGTTACCTTTATGGTTGTATTCGCTGCTATTTTATCAAACACAGCATCTGAGCTGGGTTATGTCGTATTGATCCCCCTAGCGGCAATGATATTTCATAGTTTAGGTCGTCATCCGCTTGCAGGCCTTGCTGCAGCATTTGCTGGTGTATCGGGTGGCTATAGCGCTAACTTATTACTGGGTACTATCGATCCGTTATTAGCGGGTATTACGACGCCTGCAGCACAAATGATTGATCTAACTTATCAAGTAGGCGCTGAAGCAAACTGGTATTTTATGATGATTTCAGTATTGCTAATTGCTGTTTTAGGTACACTTGTTACTGAGAAAATTGTTGAGCCACGTTTAGGTAAATATAATCCAGATGAAGCCAGTGAAGATTTAGCTCAAAATAATATTGCCGGTTTAACTGCCAAAGAAAAATCAGGTTTAAAATGGGCTGGGGTTTCATTACTTCTGGTTTCATTGTTACTTGCTTGGACTATTGTTCCTGCCGACGGTATTTTACGTAACCCTGAAACGGGGCTGGTTGCTCACTCTCCGTTTTTAAAAGGGATTGTGGTGTTTATTTTTGTCACCTTTGGTATTCCTGGTTTTGTATATGGTCGCGTGGTTGGCACCATGAAAAATGATAAAGACGTGATCAATGCCATGAGCAAAAGTATGAGCTCTATGGGCATGTACATTGTATTAGTGTTTTTTGCTGCACAGTTTGTGGCATTTTTTAAATGGACTAACTTAGGTACGATTTTAGCGATTAATGGTGCCGCATTACTACAAGCACTTAGCTTAACTGGACCGGAAGTATTTGTACTGTTTATTTTAATGTGTGCGTTAGTTAACTTAACTTTAGGCTCATCGTCAGCGCAGTGGGCAGTAACAGCACCTATATTTGTTCCTATGCTGATGCTTATAGGTTATGCCCCCGAGACAATTCAAGCGGCTTACCGTATTGGTGATTCAGTAACTAACTTAATTACTCCGATGATGAGTTACTTTGGTTTAATCCTCGCGGTTGCCACTAAATACAAAAAAGACATGGGAATAGGTACTTTGGTAGCCACTATGTTGCCATACAGCTTAATTTTCTTTGTTGGCTGGGTGGTACTGTTTTATTTATGGGTATTTGTTTTAGGTATGCCAGTAGGTCCTGGGGCACCAACGTATTACACACCCTAATTAGGTAAGGTTTAATATTTACTTATAAAAAATGCCAGCTTAGTAGCTGGCATTTTTAATTTTGATATAAAGCTAATTATGAAAATACGACGGTTTTATTGCCATTAATAAACAGCTAGAGTATTACCAAATAGGTTTAATAACATGCCGCCTAAACAAAGGCTTCTTTTGGAGCTAATAATACAACTTTGGTTTTTTCTTCGCCGTGCAGTACCACTTTTGCAATCCTTCGCAAAGTTATAATAAAAAATCGCTGCGGGATTAGCCTGTGAGTTCTGCTCTCATAAAAAGCGTTGTGCATCTTTATCAACAAGGCCTAATAATATCTAAATTATGCTGATTACAGAGTTTGGTAATTTTGGCTAAGCCTAATATCGTTTGCGTATTAGTTGGTTAGTGTATTACTTATTTTCCTCATTTCCCTCCCTGTCTTTACTGCGCTTGCAGGGGGGAATTACATTTACATCAATGTGTAGAGAGGGGGATTTTAGTGTGGAAAGATGCCACCTAATAATAAGGTGGCATATATAGATAAGCTAGGTTTTTGGCTCAGACGCTAAATCGTCTTCCTGACGTAAAAAACCAGCGGCTTCCTCATCATCTTTGGTTAAAGCTGGCTGCATAGGCATAGCCCGTGTTTGCTGGTTTAACTGGTGCAATTGAGATGCATTGCCTAAATCGCGTTCGCTAGTGATAGAGGCAATTGATTCTCGATCTTTCAAAAATGCAATTACATCTTTTTTGATTGCTTGTAATTGACCTTCATCTTTATGCATTTCCATAATATGTCGAGGATGCTCGAGGTTTTTCATGCCTGTAGCTGCAAAGGTTGTAGAAACAATGCGCGAAACAATCACCCAAGGCGTTATGCTGCTACGTACCAAGGTATTTTCCGAGCGTGTGCTATCATGAATACCGGTGCCCGTTGATATTTTTGACTCAGTAAATGTGCCCTCGCACTTGAAGTACACGAGTAAAGATTCAAATTGCATTTCAGCAAAAAATAAATGGGCACTATTGCTCAGCAGCTGAGCAAATGCTTTAACTAATATGCCGATAAGCAATAAATGAACACTTGCCATTAACAGCTCGCTAAACTCAATAATATTTTTATTATTAAAGGCTTGTTCAATACTATTTATATTAGCAGCGTCAATATAGTGGTAAATATTAATAAAAGAGTAAGCAAGCAACACAGTAAAGGTAAGCGCTACAATGTAGAGTAAGTTACCACTAATTAACGCAACTAAACGAGAAAGGTTAAAGTGCTTACCTAAATCCATTGTGTGTAGTTTAGGCTGAATCTCTTGAATCATTTCGCCTTTAAACCCGCCTTTTCCTTCAATTTGCTCTTGTAGTTTAGGATCTAGCTCACGATAAACCCTATTAGGTACTTCTTTATAACGGCGATTAGCCATTACTAAGTTATCAAGATTTATAAAAATTTCATCTGGATGAACAGACTCTTGCCAGTTTTCACGTAGTTCTGATACTTCAGCGCTTGGTGTCACTTCGTTTAAACGCGCTTTAATCATCACAAAAACAAGTGCACAACTAAGTGCAGCTAAAATAATAATGGCAGTTAAATAGAGGCCCGCGTTAAGATTGGGTAATTGCTCAAGCCAATTGTCTATTTGTTGTTTGCTTATGCGCTGTTCCTGCATTATCCACGACATAGACAGGCCTATAGCAATGGGCAATATAAAGGATAAAGAAATGATTTTAGCAAGAGCACCAGTACCTAAGGCTTCAATATTTTTCTCTGCATTACGTGAAATAGGTTTGCCAGAAGAGCGCCAAGAAAACAGCACATAAAACATTAATATGGCACTATATATTGGAAAAGCTAGTTCGCCAGCTTCACCGGTAAAACCAGACAGTGACACAAAGGCGACCAATGCGTAAGCGATAAGAGCAACCAGTGTGCTTATCCATGAGCCAAATAAACGTTGGGCAACATTACGTATTGGGTAGGGTAAAAATAATAGTTTTGGTACTAAACTATGTAGCAAACGCGATAAAAAGCCATTCGGTTCTTTAAAAGTACTGTTTTTGCGACCAACAAGCATTTCTTCTAATGTTTGCGCAGTGTAGGCTACCTCGTTTTTTTCTTCTTGTGCAGTTGAGGTTTGCGACTTGCTAAAATTAAACGCCAGCGATGTTGGGTGGTTTCTACCTACGAAGTACTTAAGTGTTGCATAAATACCACCCGATAAAGTCCGAATGCCTAGGGCGAGTATTAACATGCCAAATATCATTAAGATCCAACCTGCTGTTGCATCTTCTTTTACAGAGCTAGACGCGATAACAAGCAAGCTGACGCCAACAACAGATTCAATAAGCCCTCTTATTGCTTTTACTTTACCTTCCAGTTTGAAAGGGTTTTTTAGTCCAAGATCGATTGATCCGTAATCAAAAGCCATCAAATGCTCCTTATAAATAGTAAACCCTAAAAAGGGAATATCAGCATAGCTAAAATAATGCATGCATTAAGACATTATTGCTTAATTTCTGATTATATATCAATAATATTGTTCAGCTTAAGGTTACTTGAATATGATAAGTTAAATCTCTTAAAAGTTGTTATTGCTTAAAAGGGAGTGTAGTAAATAAC
It encodes the following:
- a CDS encoding response regulator transcription factor yields the protein MSQFLIADDHPLFREALKGALSAKFAGLEVFESADFDSTLQVLSEQEDLDILLLDLHMPGNGDLYGLIRIREDYPSLPIAVVSGSEDVNIVSKVMGYGAMGFIPKSSSSDDIANAINQILEGDTWLPTELKSKVAEIEGADREIAAQVASLTPQQYRVLQYLHEGLLNKQIAYELHISEATVKAHITAIFRKLGVYNRTQAVLIAAKLQLEPIEQA
- a CDS encoding AbgT family transporter; the encoded protein is MSDSMDSPHTSQDENQAAKGGWFNRFLATVEFLGNMLPHPITLFALFCIAIILFSGVADWFGLSAIDPRPEGSAGRDPDGVIEVVSLLSAEGLQRIVTGLVTNFTSFAPLGTVLVALLGVSVAEHSGLLSAAMRGMVMGASKRLVTFMVVFAAILSNTASELGYVVLIPLAAMIFHSLGRHPLAGLAAAFAGVSGGYSANLLLGTIDPLLAGITTPAAQMIDLTYQVGAEANWYFMMISVLLIAVLGTLVTEKIVEPRLGKYNPDEASEDLAQNNIAGLTAKEKSGLKWAGVSLLLVSLLLAWTIVPADGILRNPETGLVAHSPFLKGIVVFIFVTFGIPGFVYGRVVGTMKNDKDVINAMSKSMSSMGMYIVLVFFAAQFVAFFKWTNLGTILAINGAALLQALSLTGPEVFVLFILMCALVNLTLGSSSAQWAVTAPIFVPMLMLIGYAPETIQAAYRIGDSVTNLITPMMSYFGLILAVATKYKKDMGIGTLVATMLPYSLIFFVGWVVLFYLWVFVLGMPVGPGAPTYYTP
- the acs gene encoding acetate--CoA ligase, producing the protein MSQSIYPVPAQIKNAALVDNEKYNTMYKQSIEDPEGFWAEHGKRLDWFTPYSKVKNTSFDKGHINIKWYEDGYLNASYNCIDRHLKTKADKVALIWEGDDPSQSENITYQQLHDEVAKFANGLKKLGVKKGDRVAIYMPMSPQAIYAMQACARIGAIHSVIFGGFSPSAIADRINDSGAKVVITSDEGRRAGNCVPLKANVDEAVLQDSVTTVEHVVVHKLTSGDVDWHDHDIWWHDLVADQAPDCEPEHMNAEDPLFILYTSGSTGQPKGVVHTTGGYLVYSSMTHEYIFDLKDDDIFWCSADVGWITGHSYIAYGPLVNGCTQVVFEGVPTYPTAGRMGEVVDKHNVTILYTAPTAIRALMAKGEEPIASSHRDSLRILGSVGEPINPEAWTWYYEKIGKSNCPIVDTWWQTETGGIMIAPLPGATDMKPGSATRPFFGIAPALFDAEGNTLEGAVDGNLVILDSWPSQARTVYGDHERFEQTYFSAYPGVYFTGDGCRRDEDGDYWITGRVDDVLNVSGHRLGTAEIESALVAHEAVAEAAVVGYPHDIKGQGIYVYITPNEGVTVSDELTKEIRNWVRKELSPIASPDMIQWSPGLPKTRSGKIMRRILRKIAANEHQQLGDTSTLADPSVVDELVENRLNR